The following are encoded together in the Streptomyces sp. NBC_00341 genome:
- a CDS encoding quinone-dependent dihydroorotate dehydrogenase, with amino-acid sequence MYKFFFQLVFKRMDPEQAHYLAFRWIRLAARVPVLRTFVAAALAPRYRELRTEALGLRMHGPFGLAAGFDKNAVAIDGMSMLGFDHIEIGTVTGEPQPGNPKKRLFRLVADRALINRMGFNNEGSAAVAERLAARVPVFRTTVGVNIGKTKVVPEAEAAADYVKSTERLAAHADYLVVNVSSPNTPGLRNLQATESLRPLLSAVREAADRTVTGRRVPLLVKIAPDLADEDIDAVADLAVELGLDGIIATNTTIARDTLGLNSSPSLTGETGGLSGAPLKERSLAVVSRLYARVGDRITLVGVGGIENAEDAWQRILAGATLVQGYSAFIYEGPFYARSIHKGLAARLAASPYATLTDAVGAETRKAVK; translated from the coding sequence ATGTACAAGTTCTTCTTCCAACTGGTCTTCAAGCGGATGGACCCGGAGCAGGCCCACTACCTGGCCTTCCGCTGGATCCGCCTCGCCGCCCGCGTGCCCGTCCTGCGCACCTTCGTCGCCGCCGCGCTCGCACCCCGCTACCGGGAGCTGCGCACCGAGGCCCTCGGCCTGCGGATGCACGGCCCCTTCGGACTCGCCGCCGGCTTCGACAAGAACGCCGTCGCGATCGACGGCATGTCGATGCTCGGCTTCGACCACATCGAGATCGGCACGGTCACCGGCGAACCACAGCCGGGCAACCCCAAGAAGCGGCTGTTCCGCCTCGTCGCGGACCGCGCGCTGATCAACCGCATGGGCTTCAACAACGAGGGCTCCGCCGCCGTGGCCGAGCGCCTGGCCGCCCGCGTGCCGGTCTTCCGGACCACGGTCGGCGTCAACATCGGCAAGACCAAGGTCGTCCCGGAGGCCGAGGCCGCCGCCGACTACGTGAAGTCCACCGAGCGGCTCGCCGCCCACGCCGACTACCTCGTCGTCAACGTCTCCTCGCCCAACACGCCCGGACTGCGCAACCTCCAGGCCACCGAGTCGCTGCGCCCGCTGCTGTCCGCCGTGCGCGAGGCAGCGGACCGGACCGTCACCGGGCGCCGGGTCCCGCTGCTCGTCAAGATCGCCCCGGATCTCGCGGACGAGGACATCGACGCGGTCGCGGACCTCGCGGTCGAACTGGGCCTGGACGGCATCATCGCCACCAACACCACCATCGCCCGCGACACCCTGGGTCTGAACTCCTCGCCGTCCCTGACCGGGGAGACAGGCGGGCTGTCCGGCGCACCCCTCAAGGAACGCTCCCTGGCGGTCGTGAGCCGCCTCTACGCGCGAGTGGGGGACCGGATCACCCTGGTGGGCGTCGGAGGCATCGAGAACGCCGAGGACGCCTGGCAGCGCATCCTGGCCGGCGCCACGCTCGTACAGGGCTACAGCGCCTTCATCTACGAGGGCCCGTTCTACGCCCGGTCGATCCACAAGGGCCTGGCCGCGCGCCTGGCCGCCTCCCCGTACGCCACCCTCACCGACGCGGTCGGCGCGGAAACCCGGAAGGCCGTGAAATGA
- a CDS encoding dihydroorotase codes for MSKILIRGAKVLGGEPQDILIDGETIAAVGTGLDAAGATVVEAAGQVLLPGLVDLHTHLREPGREDSETVLTGTRAAAVGGFTAVHAMANTFPVADTAGVVEQVWRLGKESGYCDVQPIGAVTVGLEGKQLAELGAMHDSAAGVRVFSDDGKCVDDAVIMRRALEYVKAFDGVVAQHAQEPRLTEGAQMNEGVVSAELGLGGWPAVAEESIIARDVLLAAHVDSRVHICHLSTAGSVEIVRWAKSKGWNVTAEVTPHHLLLTDELVRSYNPVYKVNPPLRTEADVMALREALADGTIDCVATDHAPHPHEDKDCEWAAAAMGMVGLETALSVVQQTMVETGLLDWAGVADRMSLRPAAIGRLEGHGRPVAAGEPANLTLVDPAYRGAVDPAGFASRSRNTPYEGRELPGRVTHTFLRGRATVVDGKLA; via the coding sequence ATGAGCAAGATCCTTATCCGCGGCGCGAAGGTCCTCGGCGGCGAGCCGCAGGACATCCTGATCGACGGCGAGACCATCGCGGCGGTCGGCACCGGCCTCGACGCCGCCGGCGCCACCGTCGTCGAGGCGGCGGGCCAGGTCCTGCTGCCCGGCCTGGTCGACCTCCACACCCACCTGCGCGAGCCCGGCCGCGAGGACTCAGAGACCGTCCTGACCGGCACCAGGGCCGCGGCCGTCGGCGGCTTCACCGCCGTGCACGCCATGGCCAACACCTTCCCGGTCGCGGACACCGCCGGAGTCGTCGAGCAGGTCTGGCGGCTCGGCAAGGAGTCCGGCTACTGCGACGTGCAGCCCATCGGCGCCGTCACCGTCGGCCTGGAGGGCAAGCAGCTCGCGGAACTCGGCGCCATGCACGATTCGGCCGCCGGAGTGAGGGTCTTCTCCGACGACGGCAAGTGCGTCGACGACGCCGTGATCATGCGCCGCGCCCTGGAGTACGTGAAGGCGTTCGACGGGGTCGTCGCCCAGCACGCCCAGGAGCCCCGCCTCACCGAGGGCGCCCAGATGAACGAGGGCGTCGTCTCGGCCGAGCTCGGCCTCGGCGGCTGGCCCGCCGTCGCGGAGGAGTCGATCATCGCCCGCGATGTGCTGCTCGCCGCCCACGTGGACTCCCGGGTGCACATCTGCCACCTGTCGACCGCCGGATCCGTCGAGATCGTCCGCTGGGCCAAGTCCAAGGGCTGGAACGTCACCGCCGAGGTCACACCGCACCACCTGCTCCTCACCGACGAGCTCGTGCGCTCCTACAACCCCGTCTACAAGGTGAACCCGCCGCTGCGCACCGAGGCCGACGTCATGGCGCTGCGCGAGGCCCTCGCCGACGGCACCATCGACTGCGTCGCCACCGACCACGCCCCGCACCCGCACGAGGACAAGGACTGCGAGTGGGCCGCGGCCGCCATGGGAATGGTGGGCCTGGAGACCGCGCTCTCCGTCGTCCAGCAGACGATGGTCGAGACCGGACTCCTGGACTGGGCGGGCGTCGCGGACCGGATGTCGCTGCGCCCGGCCGCCATCGGCCGCCTCGAAGGCCACGGCCGCCCCGTCGCCGCCGGCGAACCCGCCAACCTCACCCTGGTCGATCCGGCATACCGTGGAGCGGTGGACCCCGCGGGCTTCGCCTCCCGCAGCCGCAACACTCCGTACGAGGGACGCGAGCTGCCGGGCCGAGTGACCCACACATTCCTGCGGGGCCGTGCCACGGTCGTCGACGGGAAGCTCGCGTGA
- the carB gene encoding carbamoyl-phosphate synthase large subunit, which produces MPKRSDIQSVLVIGSGPIVIGQAAEFDYSGTQACRVLKAEGLRVILVNSNPATIMTDPEIADATYVEPITPEFVEKIIAKERPDALLPTLGGQTALNTAISMHENGVLEKYGVELIGANVEAINKGEDRELFKGVVEAVKAKIGYGESARSVICHSMDDIMKGVDTLGGYPVVVRPSFTMGGAGSGFAHDEEELRRIAGQGLTLSPTTEVLLEESILGWKEYELELMRDRNDNVVVVCSIENFDPMGVHTGDSITVAPSMTLTDREYQRLRDIGIAIIREVGVDTGGCNIQFAIDPVDGRVIVIEMNPRVSRSSALASKATGFPIAKIAAKLAVGYTLDEIPNDITEKTPASFEPTLDYVVVKAPRFAFEKFPSADSTLTTTMKSVGEAMAIGRNFTEALQKALRSLEKKGSQFTFTGEPGDKAELLAEAVRPTDGRINTVMQAIRAGATQEEVFDSTKIDPWFVDQLFLIKEIADELAAADKLLPELLADAKRHGFSDAQIAGIRGLREDVVREVRHALGIRPVYKTVDTCAAEFAAKTPYFYSSYDEESEVAPRTKPAVIILGSGPNRIGQGIEFDYSCVHASFALSDAGYETVMVNCNPETVSTDYDTSDRLYFEPLTLEDVLEIVHAESLAGPIAGVIVQLGGQTPLGLAQALKDNGVPVVGTPPEAIHAAEDRGAFGQVLAEAGLPAPKHGTATTFAGAKAIADEIGYPVLVRPSYVLGGRGMEIVYDETRLASYISESTEISPTRPVLVDRFLDDAIEIDVDALYDGTELYLGGVMEHIEEAGIHSGDSACALPPITLGGYDIKRLRASTEGIAKGVGVRGLINIQFALSGDILYVLEANPRASRTVPFTSKATAVPLAKAAARISLGATVAELRAEGLLPKHGDGGTLPLDAPISVKEAVMPWSRFRDIHGRGVDTVLGPEMRSTGEVMGIDSVFGTAYAKSQAGAYGPLPTSGRAFISVANRDKRSMIFPARELVAHGFELMATSGTAEVLKRNGINATVVRKQSEGEGPGGEKTIVQLIHDGEVDLIVNTPYGTGGRLDGYEIRTAAVARSVPCLTTVQALAAAVQGIDALNHGDVGVRSLQEHAEHLTAARD; this is translated from the coding sequence GTGCCTAAGCGCTCCGATATCCAGTCCGTCCTGGTCATCGGCTCCGGTCCGATCGTCATCGGCCAGGCCGCCGAGTTCGACTACTCCGGCACCCAGGCCTGCCGCGTCCTCAAGGCCGAGGGCCTGCGCGTCATCCTGGTGAACTCCAACCCGGCGACGATCATGACCGACCCGGAGATCGCCGACGCCACCTACGTCGAGCCGATCACCCCCGAGTTCGTCGAGAAGATCATCGCCAAGGAGCGCCCCGACGCGCTGCTCCCCACCCTGGGCGGCCAGACCGCGCTGAACACCGCGATCTCCATGCACGAGAACGGTGTCCTGGAGAAGTACGGCGTCGAGCTCATCGGCGCCAACGTCGAGGCCATCAACAAGGGCGAGGACCGCGAGCTCTTCAAGGGTGTTGTCGAGGCGGTCAAGGCGAAGATCGGCTACGGCGAGTCCGCCCGCTCGGTCATCTGCCACTCCATGGACGACATCATGAAGGGCGTCGACACGCTCGGCGGCTACCCCGTCGTCGTCCGCCCCTCCTTCACCATGGGCGGCGCCGGCTCCGGCTTCGCCCACGACGAGGAGGAGCTGCGCCGCATCGCCGGACAGGGCCTCACGCTCTCCCCGACCACCGAGGTGCTCCTGGAGGAGTCCATCCTCGGCTGGAAGGAGTACGAGCTGGAGCTGATGCGCGACCGGAACGACAACGTCGTGGTCGTCTGCTCCATCGAGAACTTCGACCCGATGGGCGTCCACACCGGTGACTCGATCACCGTCGCCCCGTCGATGACCCTCACCGACCGCGAGTACCAGCGGCTGCGCGACATCGGCATCGCGATCATCCGCGAGGTCGGCGTCGACACCGGCGGCTGCAACATCCAGTTCGCCATCGACCCGGTCGACGGCCGGGTCATCGTGATCGAGATGAACCCGCGCGTCTCCCGCTCCTCCGCGCTGGCGTCGAAGGCCACCGGCTTCCCGATCGCCAAGATCGCCGCCAAGCTGGCCGTCGGCTACACGCTCGACGAGATCCCCAACGACATCACCGAGAAGACGCCGGCCTCCTTCGAGCCGACCCTCGACTACGTCGTCGTCAAGGCCCCGCGCTTCGCCTTCGAGAAGTTCCCCTCCGCCGACTCCACCCTCACCACCACCATGAAGTCGGTGGGCGAGGCCATGGCGATCGGCCGGAACTTCACCGAGGCACTGCAGAAGGCGCTGCGCTCCCTGGAGAAGAAGGGCTCGCAGTTCACCTTCACCGGCGAGCCCGGCGACAAGGCCGAGCTGCTGGCCGAGGCGGTCCGCCCGACCGACGGCCGCATCAACACCGTCATGCAGGCGATCCGGGCCGGCGCCACCCAGGAGGAGGTCTTCGACTCGACGAAGATCGACCCCTGGTTCGTCGACCAGCTCTTCCTCATCAAGGAGATCGCCGACGAGCTGGCCGCCGCCGACAAGCTGCTGCCCGAACTGCTGGCCGACGCCAAGCGGCACGGCTTCTCCGACGCCCAGATCGCCGGGATCCGCGGTCTGCGCGAGGACGTCGTCCGCGAGGTCCGGCACGCGCTCGGCATCCGCCCGGTCTACAAGACGGTCGACACCTGCGCCGCCGAGTTCGCCGCGAAGACGCCGTACTTCTACTCCTCCTACGACGAGGAGAGCGAGGTCGCGCCCCGCACCAAGCCCGCGGTGATCATCCTCGGCTCCGGCCCCAACCGCATCGGCCAGGGCATTGAGTTCGACTACTCCTGCGTCCACGCCTCCTTCGCCCTGAGCGACGCCGGCTACGAGACCGTGATGGTCAACTGCAACCCCGAGACCGTCTCCACGGACTACGACACCTCCGACCGCCTGTACTTCGAGCCCCTGACGCTGGAAGACGTGCTGGAGATCGTGCACGCGGAGTCCCTCGCGGGCCCGATCGCGGGTGTCATCGTCCAGCTCGGCGGCCAGACCCCGCTCGGCCTGGCCCAGGCGCTCAAGGACAACGGCGTGCCCGTCGTCGGCACCCCGCCGGAGGCCATCCACGCAGCGGAGGACCGCGGCGCCTTCGGCCAGGTCCTGGCCGAGGCCGGACTGCCCGCACCCAAGCACGGCACCGCCACCACCTTCGCCGGGGCCAAGGCCATCGCCGACGAGATCGGCTACCCCGTCCTCGTACGCCCCTCGTACGTGCTCGGCGGCCGCGGCATGGAGATCGTGTACGACGAGACCCGCCTCGCCTCGTACATCTCCGAGTCCACCGAGATCAGCCCCACCCGGCCGGTCCTGGTCGACCGCTTCCTCGACGACGCCATCGAGATCGACGTCGACGCGCTCTACGACGGCACCGAGCTCTACCTCGGCGGCGTCATGGAGCACATCGAGGAAGCCGGTATCCACTCCGGCGACTCCGCCTGCGCACTGCCCCCGATCACCCTCGGCGGCTACGACATCAAGCGGCTGCGCGCCTCCACGGAGGGCATCGCCAAGGGCGTCGGCGTACGCGGGCTCATCAACATCCAGTTCGCGCTCTCCGGAGACATCCTCTACGTCCTGGAGGCCAACCCGCGCGCCTCCCGGACCGTCCCCTTCACTTCGAAGGCGACCGCCGTGCCGCTCGCCAAGGCCGCCGCCCGCATCTCGCTGGGCGCGACCGTGGCGGAGCTGCGCGCGGAGGGCCTGCTGCCGAAGCACGGCGACGGCGGCACGCTGCCGCTGGACGCGCCGATCTCCGTCAAGGAGGCCGTCATGCCGTGGTCGCGCTTCCGCGACATCCACGGCCGCGGCGTCGACACGGTCCTCGGCCCGGAGATGCGCTCCACCGGCGAGGTCATGGGCATCGACTCGGTCTTCGGCACGGCGTACGCCAAGTCGCAGGCCGGCGCGTACGGCCCGCTGCCCACCTCGGGCCGCGCCTTCATCTCCGTCGCCAACCGCGACAAGCGCTCGATGATCTTCCCGGCCCGCGAGCTGGTCGCCCACGGCTTCGAGCTGATGGCCACCTCCGGCACCGCGGAGGTCCTCAAGCGCAACGGCATCAACGCGACGGTGGTGCGCAAGCAGTCCGAGGGCGAGGGCCCGGGCGGCGAGAAGACCATCGTCCAGCTGATCCACGACGGCGAGGTCGACCTCATCGTCAACACGCCGTACGGAACGGGCGGCCGGCTCGACGGCTACGAGATCCGCACCGCCGCCGTGGCCCGCTCCGTACCGTGCCTCACCACGGTCCAGGCGCTCGCCGCGGCGGTCCAGGGCATCGACGCCCTCAACCACGGCGACGTGGGGGTCCGTTCCCTCCAGGAACACGCGGAACATCTGACCGCGGCCCGCGACTAG
- the carA gene encoding glutamine-hydrolyzing carbamoyl-phosphate synthase small subunit — MTISTRGAAKAPAVLVLEDGRAFRGRAYGAVGETFGEAVFSTGMTGYQETLTDPSYHRQVVVMTAPHVGNTGVNDEDPESKRIWVSGYVVRDPARTPSNWRSKRSLDEELTAQGVVGISGIDTRALTRHLRERGAMRVGIFSGNAIADEGALLARVRQAPEMSGADLSAEVATKETYVVPAIGTKKFTVAAIDLGIKGMTPHRMAERGIEVHVLPATATLEEVYAVAPDGVFFSNGPGDPSTADHPVSLMQGVLERQTPLFGICFGNQILGRALGFGTYKLKYGHRGINQPVQDRSTGKVEVTAHNHGFAVDAPLDKVSDTAYGRAEVSHVCLNDQVVEGLQLLDRPAFSVQYHPEAAAGPHDAAYLFDRFVSLMEGQRA; from the coding sequence ATGACGATCTCCACCCGGGGAGCCGCCAAAGCTCCCGCCGTACTCGTCCTGGAGGACGGCCGCGCCTTCCGCGGCCGCGCCTACGGGGCTGTGGGGGAGACCTTCGGCGAGGCGGTGTTCTCCACCGGCATGACCGGCTACCAGGAGACGCTGACCGACCCCTCGTACCACCGCCAGGTCGTCGTGATGACCGCCCCGCACGTCGGGAACACCGGTGTGAACGACGAGGACCCCGAGTCGAAGCGCATCTGGGTCTCCGGCTACGTCGTGCGCGACCCCGCCCGTACGCCCTCCAACTGGCGCTCGAAGCGCTCGCTCGACGAGGAGCTCACGGCCCAGGGCGTCGTCGGGATCAGCGGCATCGACACCCGCGCCCTCACCCGCCACCTGCGCGAGCGCGGCGCGATGCGCGTCGGCATCTTCTCCGGCAACGCCATCGCGGATGAGGGCGCCCTGCTCGCCAGGGTGCGCCAGGCCCCCGAGATGAGCGGTGCCGACCTGTCCGCGGAGGTCGCCACCAAGGAGACGTACGTCGTCCCCGCGATCGGCACCAAGAAGTTCACCGTCGCCGCGATCGACCTCGGCATCAAGGGCATGACCCCGCACCGGATGGCCGAACGCGGCATCGAGGTGCACGTCCTGCCCGCGACCGCCACCCTTGAGGAGGTGTACGCGGTCGCCCCCGACGGCGTCTTCTTCTCCAACGGCCCCGGCGACCCGTCCACCGCGGACCACCCGGTCTCCCTCATGCAGGGCGTCCTGGAGCGGCAGACCCCGCTCTTCGGCATCTGCTTCGGCAACCAGATCCTGGGCCGCGCGCTCGGCTTCGGCACCTACAAGCTGAAGTACGGCCACCGAGGCATCAACCAGCCCGTGCAGGACCGCTCGACCGGCAAGGTCGAGGTCACCGCGCACAACCACGGATTCGCCGTCGACGCCCCGCTCGACAAGGTCTCCGACACCGCCTACGGGCGGGCCGAGGTCTCCCACGTCTGCCTGAACGACCAGGTCGTCGAGGGCCTCCAGCTCCTCGACCGGCCGGCCTTCAGCGTCCAGTACCACCCCGAGGCGGCCGCCGGCCCGCACGACGCCGCGTACCTCTTCGACCGCTTCGTATCCCTGATGGAGGGCCAGCGTGCCTAA